The DNA segment AGGCGATATTGTTGCCGCTGATAAACGTATTATGCATGACCAAGGTGTGACCATTCGTTTAAATGAAATGGCCGCTTCATCGCTGAATTTCGTGGTGCGTACTTGGACGATAAATGCTAATTACTGGCCGGTCTATTTTGATCTGATGGAAAACTTCAAACGTGGTTTGGATGCCAATAATATTGGAATTCCATTCCCGCAGATGGATGTTCATCTGTATCAAGCCGCTGTGCGCAAGGCTGAACAGGAGTAATCCTCAGTCTTAGCCCCCTCTAATCCGTTTCCTGCAAAGGATAAGGTTGAGAGGGGGCAAATTTCATTTCACCAGTATTAGCCGTTCTAATCCCCGATAAGAATCATCCATTTCCTCTTCTTAACATCTCGGCGTAATATCGCTGCCATTCCGGCCCATCCTCTCTTTGGGACGCAGCTATATTTTCGAGGAACTTCCCATGTTTTCTGTTTTCTTACAGGGCTTTGCCTTGAGCGCAGCCATGATTTTGCCGCTGGGCCCACAAAACACATTTGTTTTGAGTCAGGGGATCCGTCGTCAGTATCATCTGATGATTGCTTGCTTATGCGCATTGAGCGATATCGTTTTAATCTGTGGCGGTATTTTTGGTGGCAGCGCTTTATTGAGTCAGTCCCCTCTGCTGTTGATGCTAGTGACTTGGGGTGGGGTAGCATTTTTACTGTGGTATGGCTGGGGTGCTTTTCGTGCAGCTATGGCAAAAGAGGGGATTCAAACGGGGGCTGACGTGGTGCAGCAGAGCCGCTGGCGGATTGTAGTAACCATGCTGGCCGTGACATGGCTTAACCCGCATGTCTATTTAGATACGTTCGTCGTGTTAGGAAGCTTAGGTGGACAGCTTGCAGCAGACGCCCGCAGTTGGTTTGCTTTTGGCGCCGTAAGTGCTTCTGCGATTTGGTTCTTTTCGTTGGCATTGCTCGCCGCGTGGTTAGCGCCATGGCTAAGTACGCCTAAAGCTCAGCGGGTGATTAATCTTCTTGTTGCCTGTGTGATGTGGGTTATTGCCCTGCAACTGGCAAGAAATGGGCTACATTTGTAAGGTGTTGTTGGCAGTTGATAGATAAAATTCTGGATTGTTCCTAATGCGTTAGCGTCTTTTTTAGTTCAGGATGTTGTTCATCTTTCAGCGCCAGACACTGGCCGTTGAAACCACTAAACATCGAGTATGTCTACAAGGAGACACCATGAAGCTAAAAGCCTTAGCGATGGTTGCAGTGATGGGATTAAGCGCGTTGCCAGCGCTGTCTCAGGCGGCTGAAATGCCAGAAGGACCACATCTAGTGACCTCTGGAACATCAAGCGTAGACGCAACTCCTGATATTGCGACGCTGACTTTCCAAGTGACCGCTTCAGCGAAAGATGCGGCGAGCGCTAAGACGCAGGTCGATCAGCGTGTGGCAAAATATTTTGATTTTCTGAATACCAACGGTATTGAGAAAAAAGACATCAGTGCGGCTAACTTAAGCACTCAGCCAGAGTACGATTATCTGAAAGACGGCAAAAGCGAGCTAAAAGGCTATCGTGCCGATCGCCGCGTGCAAGTCACTCTGCGCCAGTTGGATAAGCTGAATGGTTTATTGGATGGTGCATTGAAAGCTAACCTCAATGAGATTCGTTCTGTTGAGTTAGGCGTTGCTAAGCCTGAAGCTTATCGTGAACAGGCACGTCAGGAAGCGATTAAAAATGCCGTGAGCCAGGCTCAGTCTCTGGCCAAAGGCTTTGGTGTGGTGCTTGGTCCGGTATACAGCATTCAATATCACGTATCCAACTACCAGCCAGCCCCAGTAAGCCGCATGTATATGGCAGCTGATTCAATGCCAAAAGCATCGGCTGCGCAGACCTATGAACAGCAAACGATCCAGTTTGACGATCAGGTTGATGTGGTCTTCAGCCTGAATAAATAACGTCTGCCGAGAGAGCAAAAAAGCACACCGGAAGGTGTGCTTTTTTTATGGTTTTTATACCAATTATGAAGGGCTTAATCTTGGCGCAGTACGTTGTGCCCGTGAGAAAGTAGCGCATCGGTGACTCGACGCATCATGCGGCTTTCTGGTGCGAAGCGGTGCCAATACAACATACGGCGCTGAACCATGCCGGGGGTTAAGTTTATCAGCGAGCCTTCTTTTAGTTCTTTTTCGATCTGAAGATGCGGGATCATACAGCAGGTGGTTCCCTGCAATGCCAGTTGTACAAAGGCTTCAGATGAATTAACGATATGACACGGTACGCTGCCCGGCGGTAGATCAAAGTTCTGTTGTAGGAAAGCTTGGTGCATATCGTCTAAGTGGTCAAAGGCGACGGCTGGCGCTTTCAGCAATGAAGAACGGTTCACGCCATTTGGGAAGTAACGTGCAGCAAAAGTCGGTGACGCCACAAATAGGTAATCGAGCGCACCAAGGCGGTCGACTAAACAGCTAGGTAATGGCTGTGGCTGGATACTCACCGCGCCGACCACTTCACCACGACGGAGTCGTTCCTGAGTTCGGGTTTCATCTTCAACCTGAAGGTTCAAGCGCAGCGGTGAATCCGCCAGCACCGGTTTTAAGGCGGGCAGCAGCCAAGTTGCCAAACTATCAGCGTTGACGGCGAGAGAGAGCAACAGTGGGCCATCGGTGCTGCTATCGTTGCCTAGCCACTCCTCTTCAAGCAATTCAACCTGATGCAACAAAGCCAGCAAACGCTGCCCCTGTTCCGTTGGGCGAGGGGGGACGGTACGAACCAGCAGAGGCTGACCGAACAGGTTTTCTAACTGCTTGATTCGCTGAGAAACCGCTGACTGAGTTATACAGAGTTTTTGTGCCGCACGCTCAAAGCCACGTTCGCGTATTACCGCATCCAGTGCTTGCAAAGTCCGGTAGTCCGGGCGTTTCATGTTGTTCTTCGTCCCCTGCTCTTATGATTTTTATATCTTAATAACTGCAATATGCCACATTTTTTCCCCTTCAAGAGGAGAAAATACACTCTTGTCATGGAAAAGGTGATCGCTTAAGGCGAAAAAGCCGCCCTGTGACACGCCATTTATGGGCAGTTGCTCTATAATACGCACACGTTTTCGTAGCATAGTCCATAGGATTCGGTAATGACTCAAGATGAACTGAAAAAAGCAGTGGGTTGGGAAGCGCTCAAGTATGTAAAACCGGGCACCATCGTGGGTGTGGGCACGGGCTCAACCGCCGCGCATTTTATTGATGCGCTGGGCACCATGAAAGGGCAAATCGAGGGCGCGGTTTCAAGCTCTGATGCTTCCACTGAGAAACTGAAAAGTTTGGGCATTACCGTTTTCGATCTTAACGAAGTCGATTCGTTAGATATTTATGTTGATGGTGCGGATGAAATCAACGGCCACATGCAGATGATCAAAGGCGGCGGAGCGGCACTGACTCGCGAGAAGATCGTGGCGGCCGTGGCGAAGAAATTTATTTGCATCGTCGATTCTTCTAAACAGGTAGATATTCTGGGTAACTTCCCGCTGCCTGTAGAAGTGATCCCGATGGCACGCTCCTACGTTGCGCGTGAGTTGGTGAAATTAGGCGGCCAGCCTGAATATCGCCAAGGCGTTCTGACGGATAACGGCAACGTGATTTTAGACGTGCATAATCTGAAAATTATGGATGCGATTGCGTTAGAAAAACAGATTAACGGTATTGCCGGTGTGGTCACCGTTGGCTTGTTCGCAAATCGTGGTGCGGACGTTGCGCTGGTTGGCTCGGCTGACGGCGTGAAAACCATTACGGCATAAATTATTCGCCATGATGAATCAGCAGCTCCGAATCTTCGGGGCTGTTTTTTTATGTGCAGCACCTTGCGATTTTTATCTTATTCCTCCCTCTTTGTTAACTTCGTTTTAAACATAGAATTCCATTTATTTATCACACCCCCTAAATTCGGTGACATATGTCACATATTTGCGCTTGACGATACTTTCACGCTGTCACGATTAAAAGCAGTAGCATTTTTCGCCAACTTTTAACGTTTTCAACCCGTTGCTCACCCCCTTGTAGGCAATCGGTTGGCTTGCTGGATGCGTAATATTTGTTATGTTGGCTGCATGCCGCAGGAGTTTTGCTTTCCGTTGCGGCCACACTAAGGTTCGAATTAACAGGGGTTAGGGTCGGGTCATGGCAAAAGTATCTTTGGAGAAAGACAGGATTAAGTTCCTTTTAGTTGAAGGGGTTCATCAAAGCACCGTCGACAATCTACGTGCAGCGGGTTACACCAACATCGAATATCATAAAGGTGCGCTGGACTCTGAATCGATGAAGGCATCCATTCGTGATGCTCATTTCGTTGGAATTCGTTCCCGAACCCACCTGACCGAAGATATCTTCGCTGCGGCTGAAAAATTGATTGCCGTAGGCTGTTTCTGCATTGGTACCAATCAGGTCGATCTTACCGCGGCGGCGAAACGCGGCATTCCAGTATTTAATGCGCCGTTCTCTAATACACGTTCGGTAGCCGAAATGGTGCTGGGCGAGCTGTTGCTGCTGTTACGCGGCATTCCAACGGCCAATGCCTGTGCGCATCGCGGTGAATGGAATAAACAGGCCGTGGGCTGTTTTGAAGCGCGTGGTAAAAAACTGGGCATTATTGGTTACGGCCATATCGGAACCCAGCTGGGTATTTTGGCTGAAGGCATTGGTATGAACGTCTTCTTCTACGATATCGAGAACAAACTGCCGTTGGGGAATGCGCAGCAGGTCCGTCATCTCTCTGATTTGCTCAACATGAGCGATGTCGTGACATTGCATGTGCCTGAAACGCGTTCCACCAAAGATATGATTGGTGCCGAAGAGTTGGCGCTCATGAAGCCTGGAGCTATTCTTATCAACGCATCACGCGGCACCGTGGTGGATATCCCTGCTCTGTGCAACGCGTTATCTTCCAAGCATTTATCGGGTGCGGCCATCGACGTGTTCCCAACGGAGCCAGCGACCAACAGCGATCCGTTTAATTCGCCGCTGTGTGAGTTCGATAACGTCTTGCTAACGCCGCATATTGGCGGTTCAACGCAGGAAGCACAGGAAAATATCGGTGCTGAAGTCGCGGGTAAACTCACGAAATATTCCGATAATGGTTCTTCATTGTCAGCGGTGAATTTCCCTGAAGTTTCTCTGCCGATGCATGAAGAAAATGTCAGCCGTCTGCTGCATATTCATGAAAACCGTCCTGGCGTACTGACGCAGATTAACCAGATTTTTGCGGAAGAGGGCGTCAACATTGCCGCGCAGTATCTGCAAACCAATGCTCAGATCGGCTATGTCGTTATTGATATCGAAACCGAGACTGAACGTGCGGAAGCGGCATTGCTGCGCATGAAAGAAATTACGGGAACGATTCGCGCCCGCTTGCTGTACTAATCTCTAAGCGCGATGTTCTTCGCACTAACAAAAATGGCAGCCTAATGGCTGCCGTTTTTATTGGGGGCATTTGTCATCTTACCAGCGGTAGTGAGTGCTCGGCGTGATGATTTCTGGTAGTGGAACGTCCCACTCTTGTACCGGTAACGCATCGACTCTCTGGCAGTCATGCGCCAATCCTATTGGGTACGGGCCGCATTGTTGCGCGTAGGCACTTTCCCAATCCTGCAAGGTTCGGTCATAGAATCCGCCCCCCATGCCTAATCTTTGCCCTGTGGCGTCAAACGCAACCAGCGGGGTAAAAATGATATCTAGCCGCGACACCGGTAATACCTGCTGTACGTTAAGGCGTGGCTCTTCAATGCCAAAATGATTCAGAACCATTTCGCTTTCAGCGCTATAGCGTAAAAACAGTAAGTTACCGCGGCTGAAGGGATGGAGAACCGGAAGATAAACTGATTTTCCCGCCTGCCAAAGACGTTCAATCAGCGGTCTGGTATTGAGCTCGCCGTCGAAAGAGAGAAATAGGGAAACGGTGCGTGCGTTTTGAATTTGCGGTAGTTCCATTACGCGTGTAGCAATGTCTTGTGCGGCATGATGTTGGAAATCATCGCTAAGATTTTTACGTAATTGACGAACTGAACGGCGAATATCCGAGCGGGATTGATCCGAATTTGGAGAAGAAATGCTGAGAGAATGGTTATTGGACATGACACACCCGTTTGAGGATGTTTGGTGTAAGGGAATCTCCGAGGTGCCGCAGCAGGCTGTAACCCTTGAACCCATGGTTCAAGGTGAACGCAACGACGCAATCTTAAGGCTTCTCGGAGACCGAGCGTGCTCACCGATTACGGATCCGCCGCATTCTTGAGGTATTAAATATCGGCTCAGGGGACTGGCCCGCACACGAACACCTCAGAGAAATTTTGTATCCTTTACTGTTAATTAGCTTATCACATTTTTCTTAAAATGATACGACTTTCTTTAAAAATCGTTTGCCAATCAACATGTTACAACTATAAGTCACACTTATTCGAACTGCGCACCCTGACGATCAGTGATGCGACCTTGTTCCAGCAGAGCTTGTTCGATGGTCTGCTGCAACATGCGAATTCTTTGTTCCATATTGGAAGCATAATCGCGAGTTTTCAAGCGTTCTTGCGCCAGTTCGTGACATACGTTTAATGCCGCGATGAAAACCAGTTGCTCCGTATTGGTGACTCTAGTGCGAACTTTGAGATCTTGCAACCGCTGATTAAGATCCTCTGCAGCCTGATTCAACGCTTCTTGTTGTTCTGGCGGGCAATTAACTCTTAACGAACGACCAAAAATTTGAATATCTACCGGTTGTGCAGACATACCACCTTCCTGCCTAGATTTTGCGCCAGTTTCAAAACCGCGAGGGTCACTAAATCGGGCGCCAACTATATATACCTCGCTATGCAGATACAAGCCTTTTGCACATTCCCATTGTTGCGAAAGCCGCAAATGTGAATGCAACTTCAATGACTTTGGGTATGACAAGCCTTATAGCGTGCCCTTTTCTGGTATAGCGACTGATCTTGATGGTAGCATAACACGAACTTTATCTGCCAACGATGACCAAAACGTATGTCAATTGAGATTACTGTACCCGAATATTCTGTTTTTACTCAGGCTTTGCAGCAGCAAGGCGTTGGATTAACTCCCGCTGAAATGCATGGCTTGATCAGCGGGATACTGTGTGGCGGCAATCAGAACGATAATTGGCGCACGATGATCCACGATCTAACCAACGAGGGCGAAGCATTTTCGCAAACGCTCGCACAGCCGCTTCAGGCAACTTATCAGCACACTCGTGATGCGTTAGAAGATGACGGTTTTGGCTTCCAACTGCTTTTACCGGATAGCGATGATGTCACCGTGTTTGATCGTGCTGATGCGCTTTCCGGCTGGGTGAACCATTTCCTGCTAGGTCTGGGAATGATGCAAAAAAATCTTGGCCAGATCAAAGGCGAAGTCGGTGAGGTTATCGACGATCTGCGTAGCATTGCTCAGTTAGGCTACGAAGAAGACGAAGATCAGGAAGAGCTGGAACAATCTCTGGAGGAAGTTGCGGAATACGTGCGTATGGCAGCGATGCTATGCCACAGCGAATTCTCACAGGAAAAGCCAAACGCGGCTGAAATGCAAAAACCCACTCTGCACTAATAAATATCACGTCTAGCGCAACGATGAAATCAGGCGGAACTCCTACCGCCTGATTGATCTTGCTTATCCCATTACGCACTCTGCATGATAGTCTATATCCTTCATACTTGAAGCCGCATCTGTGTTGGCTGCTCATTTCTGAGTTCGCCACGCTACATGCCCGCAATTGCCGATTTCAGGAGAAGGTCATGACCCAGCAAGAATTTCAACGTCGTCGTCAGGCTGTTTTGGCACAGATGGCACCCGGTAGTGCCGCGCTCTTTTTTGCTGCGCCAGAATGCACCCGCAGTGCCGACAGTGAATACCCTTATCGCCAGAACAGCGACTTCTGGTATCTGACCGGCTTTAACGAGCCTGAAGCCTTGCTGATCCTGATTAAGAGCGATGAAACTCACAACCACAGCGTGCTGTTTAATCGCGTGCGTGACTTAACCGCCGAGATTTGGTTTGGACGTCGTTTAGGGCAAGAAGCCGCACCGGCTAAACTCGGTGTCGATCGCGCCCTGCCTTATGGCGATATTGAAGAGCAACTGCACCTATTGTTGAACGGCCTAGACGTGGTTTACCACGCTCAGGGGCAATATGAATTTGCAGATCAAGTTACGTTTGCTGCGCTAGAGAAACTACGCCGCGGCATGCGCCAGAATTTTCGCGCACCGGCTACGCTTATCGATTGGCGTCCTTGGGTGCATGAAATGCGCCTGTTTAAATCGCAGGAAGAAATTGCCGCGATGCGACGCGCGGGTGAAATCACCGCGCTGGGGCATATTCGTGCCATGGAGAAATGCCGTCCCGGTATGTTTGAGTATCAGCTTGAAGGGGAAATTCTGCATGAGTTTACCCGTCATGGGGCGCGTTATCCTTCCTACAACACCATCGTTGGCGGCGGCGAAAACGGCTGCATCCTGCATTACACCGAAAACGAAAGCGAGCTCAAAGACGGCGAGTTGGTGTTAATTGATGCGGGCTGTGAATATAAAGGCTATGCCGGTGATATCACGCGAACCTTCCCGGTTAATGGCAAATTTACTCAGCCTCAGCGTGAGATTTACGATCTGGTGCTGGCCTCGATGGATAAAGCGTTTGAAATCTTTGGCCCAGGCCGCAGTATCCGTGAAGCTAACGACGCAGCGGTGCGCGTGATGGTTGAAGGGTTAGTCAAATTAGGCGTGATGAAGGGCGACGTAGATCAGCTGATTGCCGATCAGGCACATCGCCAGTTCTTCATGCACGGTTTGAGCCATTGGTTAGGTTTGGATGTGCATGACGTCGGTGATTACGGTTCTTCTGCTCGTGAGCGCGAACTAGAACCGGGCATGGTGCTTACCTGCGAACCGGGGTTATACATCGCGCCAGATGCTGACGTTCCGGCGGAGTATCGCGGCATTGGCATCCGTATTGAAGACGATATTCTCATCACCGAGAATGGCTTTGAGGTGCTGACCAAAGATGTGGTTAAGCATGCTGACGATATTGAAGCGCTGATGGCACAGGCAAAGGCCGCTAGCTGAGGAACGATACACGGCATGAAAATGATCATTGTAGGCGGAGGCATGGCGGGCGCTACGCTGGCGTTAGCGGTTTCCGCGTTGAGCGCAGGACGCGTTCAGGTTGAGGTTGTTGAGGCGGTTTCGCCAGACAGCCGCAAACATCCGGGATTTGACGCGCGAGCCATTGCGTTAGCCTACGGCACCTGTCAGCAATTAGCGCGAATTGGTGTGTGGCCCGCGCTGAAAGCGTGTGGAACACCGATAGAACGTGTTCACGTCAGCGATCAGGGACATGCCGGTTTTGTAGGGCTTGAGGCATCGGACTACCAGATCCCATATTTAGGTCAGGTTATAGAGCTTCATCAGGCGGGGGCGCGGCTGTTTACGCTGTTAGAAAAAGCGCCGGGCGTCACCTTGCACTGTCCGGCAAAAGTGGTCAGCGTCGAGCGTCAACAGCACAGTGCCGCTATCACGCTGGATAACGGTACTCGTCTTTCTGGTGAGTTACTGGTGGCGGCAGATGGTTCATCATCGGCGTTAGCACAGCACTGCAACGTTGACTGGCGCAGCGAAGATTATGGTCAGATAGCGGTTATCGCCAACGTCACGACCTCCTTACCGCATCAGGGTAAAGCGTTTGAACGTTTCACTCGCAACGGCCCGTTGGCGATGTTACCGATGAGTGAAGGCCGCTGCTCGCTGGTGTGGTGCCATGCGGCTGAAGATCAGGCGAAGATCGATAGCTGGAGTGATGCTGAGTTTTTACATCAGCTGCAGCAGGCTTTTGGCTGGCGTTTAGGTACGATGGTGAAAGCGGGTAAACGTCATAGCTATCCGTTGCGCTTAACGTCTGCCCAGCAACATATTAGCCATCGTCTTGCGCTGGTGGGCAACGCCGCACAAACGCTACATCCTATCGCGGGGCAGGGGTTTAATCTTGGGCTTCGTGACGTCATGTCTTTGGCGGAAATCATTGCCCAAGCGGAACAGCAGGGCAATGATATCGGCAGCTATCAAATATTAAGCCAATATCAACAGCGCCGAGAACCCGATCAGCAGGCCACAATCGGTGTGACCGACGGCCTGATTCATCTATTTGCTAATCGTCTGGCACCGTTAGTTGTTGGGCGTAATCTTGGTTTAATGGCGATGGAGTTGGTTCCTCCGCTGCGTGAAACGCTGGCGCGGCGCACCCTTGGTTGGGTAGAACGCTAAGTTTATTCCTGTCGTGCTCAGCGCTGTTTAAGTTGCCTGAGCGATTGAAGGAATAGGATTCATTAACAGGAACAGAGAATCACAATGCAATCTTTTGATGTGGTTATTGCCGGTGGTGGCATGGTGGGGTTGGCAACGGCGGCGGCGCTTCAAGGCAGCGGGCTGCGCATTGCGGTGATTGAAAGCCGTATCCCCGAGCTCACTGAGTTGACGCCTGAACCCGCGCTGCGTGTTTCTGCCATTAATGCTGCCAGCGAGCGTTTGCTACAACATTTAGGCGTTTGGCAAGATATCCTCGCCCTGAGAGCGAGTGCCTATCAGGGTATGGAAGTGTGGGAAAGCGACAGCTTTGGGCGTATTGCGTTTCGTGCCCAAGAATATGGGCATACCCATCTTGGCCATATCATTGAAAACCGAGTTATTCAGTTGGCGCTGTGGAATAAAGTGGGCCGTCAGTCCGAGGTCACGATGATTGCACCAGCGACACTTAAACAGGTGGCGTGGGGCGAAAATGAAGCCTTCATCACGCTGGATAATGGGCAGATGCTTACGGCTCGTTTGGTGATTGGTGCCGATGGTGCGCATTCATGGCTGCGTCAGCATGCTGATATTCCACTGACGTTTTGGGATTATGGACACCATGCGTTGGTGGCTACCATCAAAACCGAATTGCCCCACGAAGGCTGCGCGCGTCAGATTTTTCGACCAAACGGCATCTTAGCTTTCTTGCCGCTGGAAGATACGCATTTATGCTCCATCGTGTGGTCCGTTTCTCCGGAAGAGGCTCAGCGCTTAGAGGCTTTGCCTGAGTCTGATTTCAACCGTGAGTTGGCCGTTGCGTTTGATACGCGTCTTGGTCTGTGCGAAGTCGTCAGCGCTCGACAGTCACATCCTCTGGTTGGGCGTTATGCTCGCAGCTTTGCCGCGCACCGACTCGCGCTGGTGGGGGATGCGGCGCATACCATTCATCCATTGGCGGGACAGGGCGTGAACCTCGGCTTTATGGACGCGGCTGAATTGGCTTCTGAAATCAAACGTCTACAGCGTCAGGGCAAAGATATCGGCCGCTATATGTATCTGCGCCGCTATGAGCGCACCCGCAAACACAGCGCTGCGGTGATGCTGACAGCGATGCAAGGTTTCCGCCAGCTGTTTGACGGTGATAATCCCGCCAAAAAATTGCTGCGCGATGTCGGCATGGCGCTGGCTGATAATCTTCCAGGGCTAAAACCACGTTTGGTTCGTCACGCCATGGGCCTAGCGGATTTGCCTGAAAGTTTGCAAAAATAGAGTCTGTAAAAACAGTGCCTCGCGGCTAGCTATGTATTTATGTTAGCCGCTCCCCCTTTTTGTCCTTTCTGGTTATCCCTCCAACCTGATTTGAAATATTCTAATGTTGCTACTGGTTTTGAATTAGTTTTTCTCATGCATGACAATTTAACATCCGCTATTTCCCCTAATAAAATTGCGATATACGTTATATAACTGCAATGCAGTTGCAGTGAAAATGTTAATTTTGTGCCATTCGACGCAGTTTTGTAGATGAAACTTCTGCATTATCCCTTCTCTAAATTTCACTATCGATAAAGTCTGGTCTTATTTTAACTTATGGTTAATCGCTGATATCGGTGATAACGTCTGAGGTAGGGTATCGTTTGCGTAGCGATGTTTACAGGTGTTCAGCTTTAGGGGGCACATCAACATTTTTAGGCAAAAAATATCTTATTAGCGCGCCCGGGACTCTATAGCGGATGGCTTGTACCGGATGACAAACGTTCAGGAAAAGAGGGTTAAGATGGCCAAACAGACTCCACTCTTCGATCAACACGTCGCCTGTGGCGCGCGTATGGTTGATTTTCACGGCTGGATGATGCCACTGCACTACGGTTCTCAACTCGATGAGCACCACGCGGTGCGTCAGGATGCGGGCATGTTCGATGTGTCTCACATGACCATTGTCGATCTTCGTGGGCCGCGCACGCGTGAGTTCCTGCGCTACCTCCTCGCTAACGATGTGGCAAAACTGACGGTGCCGGGCAAAGCGCTCTATACCGGCATGTTGAACGCCTCTGCGGGCGTTATCGATGACCTGATCGTTTATTTCCTTGAAGAAGAATATTTCCGCTTGGTGGTTAACTCCGCCACGCGAGAAAAAGATTTGGCGTGGATCACCGAGCATGCCGAGCCCTATCACGTTGAAATCACCGTGCGCGACGATCTAGCACTGATTGCGGTGCAAGGCCCACATGCGCAAGAACGTGCCGCAACGCTGTTTACTGATGCACAAAAACAAGCGATTAGCGGCATGAAACCGTTCTTCGGCGTGCAGGCTGGCGACTACTTTATTGCGACAACGGGCTACACCGGCGAAAACGGCTATGAAATTGCTTTGCCAATCGGCGAAGCGGCAGAGTTCTGGCAGAAGCTGGTGAAAGCGGGCGTTAAACCGTGCGGTTTGGGCGCGCGTGACACTCTGCGTTTAGAAGC comes from the Hafnia alvei genome and includes:
- the rpiA gene encoding ribose-5-phosphate isomerase RpiA, producing MTQDELKKAVGWEALKYVKPGTIVGVGTGSTAAHFIDALGTMKGQIEGAVSSSDASTEKLKSLGITVFDLNEVDSLDIYVDGADEINGHMQMIKGGGAALTREKIVAAVAKKFICIVDSSKQVDILGNFPLPVEVIPMARSYVARELVKLGGQPEYRQGVLTDNGNVILDVHNLKIMDAIALEKQINGIAGVVTVGLFANRGADVALVGSADGVKTITA
- the ubiH gene encoding 2-octaprenyl-6-methoxyphenyl hydroxylase — translated: MKMIIVGGGMAGATLALAVSALSAGRVQVEVVEAVSPDSRKHPGFDARAIALAYGTCQQLARIGVWPALKACGTPIERVHVSDQGHAGFVGLEASDYQIPYLGQVIELHQAGARLFTLLEKAPGVTLHCPAKVVSVERQQHSAAITLDNGTRLSGELLVAADGSSSALAQHCNVDWRSEDYGQIAVIANVTTSLPHQGKAFERFTRNGPLAMLPMSEGRCSLVWCHAAEDQAKIDSWSDAEFLHQLQQAFGWRLGTMVKAGKRHSYPLRLTSAQQHISHRLALVGNAAQTLHPIAGQGFNLGLRDVMSLAEIIAQAEQQGNDIGSYQILSQYQQRREPDQQATIGVTDGLIHLFANRLAPLVVGRNLGLMAMELVPPLRETLARRTLGWVER
- the zapA gene encoding cell division protein ZapA, with the translated sequence MSAQPVDIQIFGRSLRVNCPPEQQEALNQAAEDLNQRLQDLKVRTRVTNTEQLVFIAALNVCHELAQERLKTRDYASNMEQRIRMLQQTIEQALLEQGRITDRQGAQFE
- a CDS encoding LysR family transcriptional regulator ArgP, yielding MKRPDYRTLQALDAVIRERGFERAAQKLCITQSAVSQRIKQLENLFGQPLLVRTVPPRPTEQGQRLLALLHQVELLEEEWLGNDSSTDGPLLLSLAVNADSLATWLLPALKPVLADSPLRLNLQVEDETRTQERLRRGEVVGAVSIQPQPLPSCLVDRLGALDYLFVASPTFAARYFPNGVNRSSLLKAPAVAFDHLDDMHQAFLQQNFDLPPGSVPCHIVNSSEAFVQLALQGTTCCMIPHLQIEKELKEGSLINLTPGMVQRRMLYWHRFAPESRMMRRVTDALLSHGHNVLRQD
- the serA gene encoding phosphoglycerate dehydrogenase; the protein is MAKVSLEKDRIKFLLVEGVHQSTVDNLRAAGYTNIEYHKGALDSESMKASIRDAHFVGIRSRTHLTEDIFAAAEKLIAVGCFCIGTNQVDLTAAAKRGIPVFNAPFSNTRSVAEMVLGELLLLLRGIPTANACAHRGEWNKQAVGCFEARGKKLGIIGYGHIGTQLGILAEGIGMNVFFYDIENKLPLGNAQQVRHLSDLLNMSDVVTLHVPETRSTKDMIGAEELALMKPGAILINASRGTVVDIPALCNALSSKHLSGAAIDVFPTEPATNSDPFNSPLCEFDNVLLTPHIGGSTQEAQENIGAEVAGKLTKYSDNGSSLSAVNFPEVSLPMHEENVSRLLHIHENRPGVLTQINQIFAEEGVNIAAQYLQTNAQIGYVVIDIETETERAEAALLRMKEITGTIRARLLY
- the pepP gene encoding Xaa-Pro aminopeptidase; the encoded protein is MTQQEFQRRRQAVLAQMAPGSAALFFAAPECTRSADSEYPYRQNSDFWYLTGFNEPEALLILIKSDETHNHSVLFNRVRDLTAEIWFGRRLGQEAAPAKLGVDRALPYGDIEEQLHLLLNGLDVVYHAQGQYEFADQVTFAALEKLRRGMRQNFRAPATLIDWRPWVHEMRLFKSQEEIAAMRRAGEITALGHIRAMEKCRPGMFEYQLEGEILHEFTRHGARYPSYNTIVGGGENGCILHYTENESELKDGELVLIDAGCEYKGYAGDITRTFPVNGKFTQPQREIYDLVLASMDKAFEIFGPGRSIREANDAAVRVMVEGLVKLGVMKGDVDQLIADQAHRQFFMHGLSHWLGLDVHDVGDYGSSARERELEPGMVLTCEPGLYIAPDADVPAEYRGIGIRIEDDILITENGFEVLTKDVVKHADDIEALMAQAKAAS
- the argO gene encoding arginine exporter ArgO, with product MFSVFLQGFALSAAMILPLGPQNTFVLSQGIRRQYHLMIACLCALSDIVLICGGIFGGSALLSQSPLLLMLVTWGGVAFLLWYGWGAFRAAMAKEGIQTGADVVQQSRWRIVVTMLAVTWLNPHVYLDTFVVLGSLGGQLAADARSWFAFGAVSASAIWFFSLALLAAWLAPWLSTPKAQRVINLLVACVMWVIALQLARNGLHL
- a CDS encoding 5-formyltetrahydrofolate cyclo-ligase, which encodes MSNNHSLSISSPNSDQSRSDIRRSVRQLRKNLSDDFQHHAAQDIATRVMELPQIQNARTVSLFLSFDGELNTRPLIERLWQAGKSVYLPVLHPFSRGNLLFLRYSAESEMVLNHFGIEEPRLNVQQVLPVSRLDIIFTPLVAFDATGQRLGMGGGFYDRTLQDWESAYAQQCGPYPIGLAHDCQRVDALPVQEWDVPLPEIITPSTHYRW
- a CDS encoding YecA family protein — protein: MSIEITVPEYSVFTQALQQQGVGLTPAEMHGLISGILCGGNQNDNWRTMIHDLTNEGEAFSQTLAQPLQATYQHTRDALEDDGFGFQLLLPDSDDVTVFDRADALSGWVNHFLLGLGMMQKNLGQIKGEVGEVIDDLRSIAQLGYEEDEDQEELEQSLEEVAEYVRMAAMLCHSEFSQEKPNAAEMQKPTLH
- a CDS encoding oxidative stress defense protein → MKLKALAMVAVMGLSALPALSQAAEMPEGPHLVTSGTSSVDATPDIATLTFQVTASAKDAASAKTQVDQRVAKYFDFLNTNGIEKKDISAANLSTQPEYDYLKDGKSELKGYRADRRVQVTLRQLDKLNGLLDGALKANLNEIRSVELGVAKPEAYREQARQEAIKNAVSQAQSLAKGFGVVLGPVYSIQYHVSNYQPAPVSRMYMAADSMPKASAAQTYEQQTIQFDDQVDVVFSLNK